In Populus trichocarpa isolate Nisqually-1 chromosome 16, P.trichocarpa_v4.1, whole genome shotgun sequence, a genomic segment contains:
- the LOC7458945 gene encoding BTB/POZ domain and ankyrin repeat-containing protein NOOT1 yields MTLEDSLRTLSLDYLNLLINGQAFSDVTFSVEGRLVHAHRCILAARSLFFRKYFCGPDPPSGLDPSGSRINLVGSPGSRSNVIPVNSVGYEVFLLLLQFLYSGQVSIVPQKHEPRPNCGVRGCWHTHCTSAVDLALDTLAAARYFGVEQLAMLTQKQLASMVDNASIDDVMKVLIASRKQDMHQLWTTCSHLVAKSGLPPEVLAKHLPIDVVAKIEELRLKSSIARRSLMPHHHHHLHDLTAAADLEDQKIRRMKRALDSSDVELVKLMVMGEGLNLNEALALHYAVENCSREVVKALLELGAADVNYPAGPAGKTPLHIAAEMVSPDMVSVLLDHHADPNVRTVDGITPLDILRTLTSDFLFKGAVPGLVHIEPNKLRLCLELVQSAASVLSREEGSVNATTSNPIYPPMSDEHNSSHSSQRDHHAMSRHDPTMYRHHSHDF; encoded by the exons ATGACTCTTGAAGACTCTCTAAGAACTCTGTCTTTAGACTACCTTAATCTTCTAATCAATGGCCAAGCTTTCTCTGATGTAACTTTCAGCGTAGAGGGTCGGTTAGTTCATGCTCACAGGTGTATTTTAGCAGCAAGAAGTTTGTTTTTCAGGAAGTATTTTTGTGGACCTGACCCACCATCTGGGTTAGACCCATCTGGATCAAGGATAAACCTGGTTGGATCACCAGGTTCAAGGTCTAATGTGATACCAGTTAACTCTGTGGGGTATGAAGTGTTCTTGTTGCTGTTACAGTTCTTGTATAGTGGACAAGTCTCTATTGTGCCACAAAAACATGAGCCAAGGCCTAATTGTGGCGTGAGAGGGTGTTGGCATACACATTGCACCTCAGCCGTTGATCTTGCTCTTGACACTCTTGCTGCCGCTAGATACTTTGGTGTTGAACAACTTGCAATGCTCACTCAG AAGCAATTGGCTAGCATGGTAGACAACGCCTCAATTGACGATGTGATGAAGGTTCTTATAGCTTCAAGAAAGCAAGATATGCACCAACTTTGGACTACTTGCTCCCATCTTGTGGCCAAATCAGGCCTTCCACCAGAAGTCCTAGCTAAACACCTTCCAATTGATGTTGTGGCCAAAATTGAAGAACTACGACTCAAATCATCCATTGCTCGTAGATCATTAATGCCTCACCATCACCACCATCTCCACGATCTTACTGCAGCTGCTGATCTCGAGGACCAAAAAATTCGAAGAATGAAAAGGGCATTAGACTCATCTGATGTTGAACTAGTTAAGCTTATGGTAATGGGAGAAGGCCTCAATCTCAATGAAGCATTGGCTTTGCATTATGCTGTTGAGAACTGTAGCCGAGAAGTGGTCAAAGCCTTGCTTGAACTTGGTGCAGCTGATGTTAACTATCCGGCAGGGCCCGCAGGGAAAACCCCACTTCACATTGCAGCAGAAATGGTGTCACCGGATATGGTCTCAGTACTTCTTGATCACCATGCTGACCCTAATGTTAGAACCGTCGATGGAATCACCCCTCTTGACATTCTTAGAACACTAACCTCAGATTTCTTGTTCAAGGGGGCAGTCCCGGGTCTAGTTCACATTGAGCCCAACAAGCTTAGGCTGTGTCTTGAGCTTGTCCAATCCGCAGCTTCGGTTCTTTCACGTGAAGAAGGGAGTGTGAATGCAACTACTTCAAATCCTATTTATCCACCAATGAGTGATGAACATAATAGTAGCCATAGCAGCCAGAGAGACCATCATGCAATGAGTCGACATGATCCAACAATGTACCGCCATCACTCTCATGACTTCTAG